AGCGCGTAGCGGCCGATCGCGTGGTCGGACGGCGGCGCGAGGTCGGCCAGCAGTCCGGCCGCGAAGCCCACCACGCAGCCGCCGCCGGGCCCGTAGACCATGGCGAGGCCGACCACGACGAGCAGCAGTATGTCCGGTGTGGCGCCCGGGAGTTGGAGCCGGCCGAAGACGCTGACCTGGAGGATCAGGCCGAGCAGGATCAGGACGGCGGAGACGGGGATGCGGGCGAGGCGCATGGCTCAGTTCCCCCCAGTGGGCTTGGCGGGCGGGACGGCGGGGGCGGCCGGTGCGGCGGGGGTGGCCTGGCCCTGGGCGGGCGCGGGCGGCAGCACGCCGTCGCGCGGGTCGGCGCGCGGCGGCACGACCACGACGCCGACCAGGTCCAGCCGGGTGAACTGGACGAACGGCTCGACCAGCACGGTCTTGGTCAACTGTCCCGCGTTGGCCTGGACCTCCATGACCTTGCCGACCGGGACTCCGGGCACGAACGGACGGCCGCTCTGCGAGCCGAAGGTGACCAGCCGGTCGCCGGCCTTGACCTGCGCCTTGCCGTTGAGCAGGGAGACCTTCATCGGGCTGTCGCCGCCGCCGGAGGCGAAGCCGATCTCGCCGGTGCCCTCCAGGCGGGCGCCCGCGGTGAAGCCGGGGTCGGAGGCGAGCAGCACGGTGGCGGTGGTGCGGGCGACGGTGGTGATCCGGCCGACCAGGCCCTGACCGTTGATCACCGTCATGTCCCGGGTGAGGCCGTCGTCGCTGCCGGCGTCGATGGTGATGGTCCAGGAGAAACCCTGGGCCGGGCCGATCGCGATGACCTGGGCGGCCTTGACGGTGTATCCGCCGGCGCCGGCGGTGCGCAGCAGGTCGTCGAGCTGTTTGGTGCGCCCGGCGGCCATGTCGGAGGAGGCGAGCTTCTGCCGCAGTTCGGTGTTCTCGCGGGCGAGCTGGTCGGTGCGGCCGCTGTGGGTGGCGGCGTCGCGGAAGGCCCGGACGGTGTTGGCGACCGGGTCGACCACGCTGGCGGCACCGCGCTCGACCGGGCCGAGGACGCCGGCGGCGGCGTGCCGGGCACCGACGAGCGGGGAGCTCTCACCGCCCTTGATGTCCACGGTGATGAGCGCGAAGGCGACGGCCACCAGCAGGATGAGCAGCAGCCGGCTCTCTCGTGTGTCCCTCACGGTGCTGGTACTGCCCCTTCGTACCTGGCCGGCCGCCGGGGCCGTGGGGCCCGGGCGGCGGCGGCCCGTTCAGTTGACGGTCGGATGTCGGTCGCGGTGCTAGCGGCGCGGCTGCGCGTCGAGCACCTGCTGGAGCGCCTCGAACTCCTCGACGCACTTGCCGGAGCCGAGCGCGACGGAGTCGAGCGGGTTCTCCGCGATGTGGATCGGCATGCCGGTCTCGCGGCGCAGCCGCTCGTCGAGGCCGCGCAGCAGGGCGCCGCCGCCGGTGAGCACGATGCCCCGGTCCATGACGTCGCCGGCCAGCTCGGGCGGGCACTGGTCGAGGGTGGTCTTGACCGCGTCGATGATCGAGTTCACCGGCTCGTCGATGGCCTCGCGGACCTCGGCGGCGGAGATGACGACGGTCTTGGGCAGGCCGCTGACGAGGTCGCGGCCGCGGATCTCGGCGTGCTCGTCCTTCTCGCCCTCCGGGCCGAAGGCGCTGCCGATGCTCATCTTGATCTGCTCGGCGCTGCGCTCGCCGAGGAGCAGTGAGTACTCCTTCTTGATGTGCTGGACGATCGCGTTGTCGAGTTCGTCGCCGGCGACCCGGATGGACTGGGCGGTGACGATGCCGCCGAGGGAGATGACCGCGACCTCGGTGGTGCCGCCGCCGATGTCGACGACCATGTTGCCGGTGGCCTCGTGGACGGGCAGCCCGGCGCCGATCGCGGCGGCCATCGGCTCCTCGATGATGTGCACCTGACGGGCGCCGGCCTGCGAGGAGGCCTCGATGACGGCGCGGCGCTCGACCCCGGTGATGCCGGAGGGCACGCAGACGACGACGCGGGGGCGGGCCATCCAGCGGCGGCGGTGGATCTTGAGGATGAAGTAGCGGAGCATCCGCTCGGTGATCTCGAAGTCGGCGATCACGCCGTCCTTGAGCGGGCGGATGGCGACGATGTTGCCGGGCGTGCGGCCGATCATCTTCTTCGCCTCGGCGCCGACCGCGAGGATGCCGCCGGTGTTGGTGTTCACGGCGACGACGGACGGCTCGTTGAGGACGATTCCCTTGCCCCTGACGTACACCAGCGTGTTGGCAGTTCCGAGGTCGATCGCCAGGTCTCGGCCGATGAACGACAGGTTGCTCGCCATGGGGTGTAGGTGCCTTCCCGGGCTCGGAGTTCATGGGAGTGGACGTATGCGCGCGCCCACGCTTGGGCGGAGACCAGCTGAGCTGCCTTACCGGGCCCTTGAGTCGCGTCCATCGTAGTCACGCCACTCGGAACGGACATCGACGCGGGGCATACCGTCCATTGTCCGGAGCGTGATCGCTTCTCCGAGCATTGGGACGCCGTGTCGGCGCCCCCAGTTCCCTATTTCACGATAAGAGTGCCCCGGCCGGGCCAACGGTCCGGCCGGGGCAGTCCTGGGTCCTCCCGGCGTGTCGCCGGGCCGGACTCAGGCGTGCGCGGGGAAGAAGATCTTGATCTCGCGCTCGGCGGACTCCGGGGAGTCGGAGGCGTGGATCAGGTTCTCGCGGGTGATCGTCGCGTAGTCACCGCGGATGGTGCCGGCCCCGGCCTCCAGCGGGTTGGTGGCACCGGCCAGCATGCGGATGCCGCGGACGACCTCCTCGCCCTCGACGATCATCGCGATCGACGGGCCGGAGGTCATGAACTCCAGCAGCGGCTCGTAGAACGGGCGGCCGACGTGCTCCGCGTAGTGCTGCTCCAGCGTCGCCCGGTCGAAGGTGCGCAGCTCGACGGCGGTCAGCCGCCAGCCGGCCTTGCGCTCGATGCGGCTGATGATCTCGCCGGCCAGGCCACGGCGGACGGCGTCGGGCTTGAGCAGGACGAGAGTGCGCTGGGACACGGTGCGTCTCCTGGGGATTCGGTTCGGCATGCGGTATGCGACTACCCGCAGAGGTTACCTTGCGTGAGCGACCCCCCGGCCCGCTGGTCTAGGCCCAATGCCAGTGACTTTGTGGTCCGTGCCTCGTTGGTTGTGGTGTGGCGAGGGTGGGGCAGGTCAAGTCGCCTGCGGGTGAGCGGTTGTCGGACCGGATCGCGATCGGGGTGCTGACCCAGGCGTTTCCGCCGGGTCTGGTCGATGAGGTGATCGCCGAGACCGGGCGGGGCGAGAAACGCAGCCGTCTGCTGCCGGCGCGGGTGGTCGTGTACTTCGTCCTGGCGATGTGCCTGTTCTTCGGGCAGGGCTATGAAGAGGTCGCCCGGCTGCTGGGTGAGGGGCTCGGGGACGGGCGGCGGTCGTGGCGGGTGCCCACGACCGCCGCGATCGGGCGGGCCCGCCGGCGGCTGGGCCCGGAGCCCTTGCGGCTGCTGTTCGCGCGGGTATGCCGTCCGGTGGTGGTGCCCGGGACGGCGGGTGCCTGGTACCGGCGCTGGCAGCTGGTCGCGGTGGACGGGACCACGCTGGACCTGGCGGACACCGAGGCCAACGACGAGTTCTTCGGCCGGCCGGGATCAGGGCGCGGGAGCGGCGCGTTCCCGCAGGCCAGGCTGGTCGGGCTGGCGGAGTGCGGCACCCACACCGTGTTCGGCGCCGCGTTGGGGCCGCTGTCGGTCAGCGAGCAGACCCTGTCCCGGCAGTTGTTCGCTCACCTGCGGGCGGGGATGCTGCTGCTGGCCGATCGCGGCTTCTACGGGTTCGAGCTGTGGCAGCAGGCGCGGGCCACCGGCGCGGACCTGCTGTGGCGGGTCAAGAAGAACGCGGCGCTGCCGGTGACGCGGGTGCTCGACGACGGCTCCTACCTCAGCACGATCCACGCCGAGCGGGACCGCGGGACGCGCCGCAACCCGGTGACGGTGCGGGTCGTGGAGTACACCCTGGCCCGCACTGGCGAGGCAACCGTCTACCGCCTGGTCACCACCCTCCTGGACCCGAAGGAGGCACCAGCCGCCGAACTCGCGGCACTCTACGTCCAGCGCTGGGAGATCGAGACCACCCTGGACGAGATCAAGACCCACCAGCGCGGCCCCAGGCTCGTCCTGCGCTCCAAGTACCCGTGGGGAGTCGAGCAGGAGGTCTACGGCCTCCTGCTCGTCCACTACGCGATCCGACAGCTGATGCACCAGGCCGCCCTGCACCAGGGCATCGACCCCGACCGGCTGTCCTTCACCCGCAGCCTGCGGGTTGTACGCCGCCAGGTACCCGCCCAGGCGGGACTTTCCCCCCGGCAGACTCGCCAGGGCACTCACCCGCACCCTGGCTGAGATCGCCGAACGCCTGCTGCCCGAACGCCGCCACCGGACCTGCCCCCACGTCATCAAACGCAAGATGTCCAACTGGCCCCTCAAACGCGCCCAACACCGCAACTGGCCACCGCCCCAACCGGCCACCGTCACGATCACCCAGCGGGACACAACTTAAGTCACTGCCATTGGGTCTAGGCCTGCGCAGCGGCGGCGACCTCGGCCGCAGCGCGGGCGGCCTTGAACTCGTCCACCTTGCGGCCGTAGTGGACGGAGCACCACCAGAGGCCGGCGAAGACCGCGCCGAGGGCGAACATGGTCGGCAGGACGAAGCCGCTCGCGATCAGGCCGATCTGCAGCGCCCAGCCGATGGCCACCGCGCCCGGGCGGTCGATCATCCCGCACAGTGCGACGCAGAGTGCCATGGCGATCCCGGTGACGATCCAGATCGTGGCCGTGGAGACGTCGGAGAGCCGCATCGCGACCAGCCCGGCGAACATGGCCAGGAGGGCCTCGCCGATCAGCGTCGAGGAACAGAGCGTCCTCATGTCACTTCCTCCCGAGCAGCAGGCGGGCCTCGCCCACCGTGATGACCGAACCGGTGATCAGCACCCCGGCGCCACCGAGGTCGCCCTCCTCCTCGGCCAGGGTGACGGCGGCGGCGATGGCCTCGTCGAGCCGGGGCTCGACCTGGACGCGGTCCTCGCCGAAGATCTCGACGGCCAGCGCCGCGAGGGCGTCGACGTCCATCGCGCGGTGGGTGGAGTTCTGGGTGATGACGACCTCGGCCAGGACCGGCTCGAAGGCCTCCAGCAGGCCGGCCACGTCCTTGTCGCCGGAGGTGCCGATGACACCGACGAGGCGGGTGAAGCCGAAGGCCTCGCCGAGCGCGGCGACGGTGGCCTGGGCGCCGTGCGGGTTGTGCGCGGCGTCGAGGATGATCGTCGGGCTGCGGCGGACGACCTCCAGGCGGCCCGGCGAGGAGACGCCGGAGAAGGCCTGGCGGATCTTGTCCACGTCGAGCTGTCCGCCACGGGCGCCGCCGACCCCGAAGAACGCCTCGACCGCGGCCAGCGCGAGGGCCGCGTTGTGGGCCTGGTGCTCGCCGTGCAGCGGGATGAAGACGTCCTCGTACTCCTCGCCGCCGAGCCCGCGCAGCGTCACCATCTGGCCGCCGACGGCGACTTCGCGGCGGATCACGCCGAACTCCATGCCCTCGCGGGCGACGGTGGCGTCCACCTCGACGGCGCGCCGCAGGATGGTCTGGGCGGCGTCCAGCTGCTGCTGGGCGACGACGGCGACGGCACCGGGCTTGATGATGCCGGACTTCTCGACGGCGATGTCGCCGGTGGTCTCGCCGAGCTTGTCGGTGTGGTCCAGCCCGATCGGGGTGATCACGGCGACGGCGGCGTCGATGACGTTGGTGGCGTCCCAGGAGCCGCCCATGCCGACCTCGACCACGGCGACGTCGACGGGGGCGTCGGCGAAGGCGGCGTAGGCCATGCCGGTCAGCACCTCGAAGAATGACATCGGCACCGGCTGCTGGGCGTCGACCATCTCCACGTAGGGCGCGATGTCGCGGTAGACCTCGACGAAGCGCTCGGGGGTGATCGGGGCGCCGTCCAGGCTGATCCGCTCGGTGACGGTCTCCACGTGCGGGCTGGTGTAGCGGCCGGTGCGCAGCTCGAAGGTGTTGAGCAGCTGCTCGATCATCCGGGCGGTGGAGGTCTTGCCGTTGGTGCCGGTGATGTGGATGGACGGGTAGGACCGCTGGGGCTGGCCCAGGATGTCCATCAGCGCCTCGATCCGGTCGAGCGAGGGCTCCAGCTTGTTCTCCGGCCAGCGCTTGGCGAGTTCCAGCTCGGCGTCGCGCAGCGCGTCGCCGGTGCCGCCGTCGGCGGGCCGGAGGGTGTACGGGTTCGGGTCGGCCTTGTCGCTCACGACCACAGTCTACGGAGGCTCGGCGGGAGCCCGGGCGTGGCCGGGTTCAGACCCCTGCCCGGGCCTCCGGGACGGGCGTCGCGGCGCGGGGGTGCCGGCGGCGCAACTCGGCTGTGATCTCGGCGAGTTCACCGTCGGGCAGGAGCGGGAGCATCATCGCGACGCCCTGCAGCAGGCCGCCCAGCAGGAAGGTGGTGTCGGCGGTCGAGGCGACCAGGCCGCGGACCTCGGCCACCCCGCCCGCGGCCACCGCCTCGATCAGCCGGGCGGCGTCCATGGTCTCCTCGTCCACCTCGACCGCGCCGGTGTCGGCCGGAGCCCGCCGGGCCATGGCGCGCAGCACCTTGTCGCCGACCGCGGGGGCGTACGCCTTGCGGACCGCCTCCGCGGCGATCCAGGCGAGCAGGGTGGTCACCTCGCGCTCGGCGTGCTCCGCGCACAGCAGATCCAGCTCGTGGTCGAACGCGAGCTGGTTCCCGTGCCGGAACGCGAGCAGCAGCGTCGCCGCCCTGGTCTTGGCCTCCTCGACCGCCGCGGCGGGAAGTTCGTCGGCCAACTCCTCGGTCACCACCACGCCATGCCCTCCCGTAGGTCGGCTCAACGGAAACGCCCGGCAGGAACGCTCCGCAAAAACTCAGGCACACCGTACACATCCGACCCGGAAACTTCCGCGAACCCGCGCGGGCAAGACCGGAATGAATTCGACCGGAATAGGACCTCACCCGGTCCAGGATGAATATTCCCCGGAAGGGAGCAATGGCGCTGGGCTATTAGTGGTAAAAGGCCGAGGGGCCGCATCCCGCTCGTCGCGGAATGCGGCCCCTCATGGGCTCGGTGAGCCACCCATCGGGCTCGGAAAGGCGCTCAGCCCTGCGGCAGCGCCGCGAGCTGGGCGGTGATCCGGGCGATGTCGGCCTCGGCGGCCTCCTGGCGGGCGCGGATCTTGGCGACCACGTCGTCCGGCGCCTTGGCGAGGAACGCCTCGTTGCCGAGCTTGGCGGTGGTCTGGGCCTTCTCCTTCTCGGCGGCCGCGAGGTCCTTGGCCAGGCGCTTGCGCTCGGCGGCGACGTCGATGGTGCCGGAGAGGTCCAGCGCCACGGTGGCACCGGCGACCGGGAGCGAGGCGGTGGCCGCGAAGCCCTCCTCGGGCGCGGTCAGGCGCGTCAGCGAGCGGATCGCGTCCTCGTGCGGGACGAGCACGGTGGCGGCCAGGTCGAGCCGGGCCGGGACCTTCTGGCCCGGCTTCAGGCCCTGGTCTGTGCGGAACCGGCGCACCTCGGTGACCACCCGCTGCAGCGTGGCGATCTCCGCCTCGGCCTCGGCGTCGCGGTACCCGCTGTCCTCGGGCCAGTCGGCGATGACGACCGACTCGGCACCGGTGAGCGTGGTCCACAGCGTCTCGGTGACGAAGGGCACGATCGGGTGCAGCAGCCGCAGCGTGACGTCCAGGACCTCGCCGAGCACCCGGCGCGCGGCGTCGGCCTGCGGGCCGCCCTTGGCCAGGGTGGTCTTGGAGAGCTCGACGTACCAGTCGAAGACCTCGTCCCAGGCGAAGTGGTACAGCGCCTCGGAGAGCTTGGAGAACTGGTAGTCCTCGTACAGCCCGTCCACCTCGGCGACGGTGCTGTTCAGGCGCGACAGGATCCAGCGGTC
The nucleotide sequence above comes from Streptomyces kaniharaensis. Encoded proteins:
- a CDS encoding DUF4233 domain-containing protein, with the translated sequence MRTLCSSTLIGEALLAMFAGLVAMRLSDVSTATIWIVTGIAMALCVALCGMIDRPGAVAIGWALQIGLIASGFVLPTMFALGAVFAGLWWCSVHYGRKVDEFKAARAAAEVAAAAQA
- a CDS encoding IS4 family transposase; its protein translation is MARVGQVKSPAGERLSDRIAIGVLTQAFPPGLVDEVIAETGRGEKRSRLLPARVVVYFVLAMCLFFGQGYEEVARLLGEGLGDGRRSWRVPTTAAIGRARRRLGPEPLRLLFARVCRPVVVPGTAGAWYRRWQLVAVDGTTLDLADTEANDEFFGRPGSGRGSGAFPQARLVGLAECGTHTVFGAALGPLSVSEQTLSRQLFAHLRAGMLLLADRGFYGFELWQQARATGADLLWRVKKNAALPVTRVLDDGSYLSTIHAERDRGTRRNPVTVRVVEYTLARTGEATVYRLVTTLLDPKEAPAAELAALYVQRWEIETTLDEIKTHQRGPRLVLRSKYPWGVEQEVYGLLLVHYAIRQLMHQAALHQGIDPDRLSFTRSLRVVRRQVPAQAGLSPRQTRQGTHPHPG
- a CDS encoding rod shape-determining protein is translated as MSFIGRDLAIDLGTANTLVYVRGKGIVLNEPSVVAVNTNTGGILAVGAEAKKMIGRTPGNIVAIRPLKDGVIADFEITERMLRYFILKIHRRRWMARPRVVVCVPSGITGVERRAVIEASSQAGARQVHIIEEPMAAAIGAGLPVHEATGNMVVDIGGGTTEVAVISLGGIVTAQSIRVAGDELDNAIVQHIKKEYSLLLGERSAEQIKMSIGSAFGPEGEKDEHAEIRGRDLVSGLPKTVVISAAEVREAIDEPVNSIIDAVKTTLDQCPPELAGDVMDRGIVLTGGGALLRGLDERLRRETGMPIHIAENPLDSVALGSGKCVEEFEALQQVLDAQPRR
- the folC gene encoding bifunctional tetrahydrofolate synthase/dihydrofolate synthase, producing the protein MSDKADPNPYTLRPADGGTGDALRDAELELAKRWPENKLEPSLDRIEALMDILGQPQRSYPSIHITGTNGKTSTARMIEQLLNTFELRTGRYTSPHVETVTERISLDGAPITPERFVEVYRDIAPYVEMVDAQQPVPMSFFEVLTGMAYAAFADAPVDVAVVEVGMGGSWDATNVIDAAVAVITPIGLDHTDKLGETTGDIAVEKSGIIKPGAVAVVAQQQLDAAQTILRRAVEVDATVAREGMEFGVIRREVAVGGQMVTLRGLGGEEYEDVFIPLHGEHQAHNAALALAAVEAFFGVGGARGGQLDVDKIRQAFSGVSSPGRLEVVRRSPTIILDAAHNPHGAQATVAALGEAFGFTRLVGVIGTSGDKDVAGLLEAFEPVLAEVVITQNSTHRAMDVDALAALAVEIFGEDRVQVEPRLDEAIAAAVTLAEEEGDLGGAGVLITGSVITVGEARLLLGRK
- the mreC gene encoding rod shape-determining protein MreC, with the translated sequence MRDTRESRLLLILLVAVAFALITVDIKGGESSPLVGARHAAAGVLGPVERGAASVVDPVANTVRAFRDAATHSGRTDQLARENTELRQKLASSDMAAGRTKQLDDLLRTAGAGGYTVKAAQVIAIGPAQGFSWTITIDAGSDDGLTRDMTVINGQGLVGRITTVARTTATVLLASDPGFTAGARLEGTGEIGFASGGGDSPMKVSLLNGKAQVKAGDRLVTFGSQSGRPFVPGVPVGKVMEVQANAGQLTKTVLVEPFVQFTRLDLVGVVVVPPRADPRDGVLPPAPAQGQATPAAPAAPAVPPAKPTGGN
- the ndk gene encoding nucleoside-diphosphate kinase translates to MSQRTLVLLKPDAVRRGLAGEIISRIERKAGWRLTAVELRTFDRATLEQHYAEHVGRPFYEPLLEFMTSGPSIAMIVEGEEVVRGIRMLAGATNPLEAGAGTIRGDYATITRENLIHASDSPESAEREIKIFFPAHA